A single Aggregatilinea lenta DNA region contains:
- a CDS encoding GAF domain-containing sensor histidine kinase has translation MDPRASTPSTHRLDKALFWLRWLFILSAALLLAGESHLDGAAAGTHRLPLVLGIAALANGGLATLIYFSSVTDILLGLLSLLADTTLAILFAWAYESAPLSLLVFGTLAVLPAAIRFGWMGASICLVLLLAGSVLMLGGPAALDAPDDAVINTGLSLLLLAVFGVLGVALRPGGWGMSRRSGLTQREAESAQLRIARERAHAIYEMASTLSATLDYQHVLDAAQNIGTLGLSGLGGDGARIVSAALLFQGEDNHLRVLSSRGLTRADQVVNVPGRQGVLGLALKQAEPVFAGDISHDPELHYFVAFQNARSVLAIPLRAGFQNYGVLIFGSDEPGAFSDEHVELLNAIGTQVTIALQNAVLYQNLLAEKERIVDIEEDTRKKLSRDLHDGPTQSVAAIAMRVNYIRRLIERQPQQAVEELWKVEELARRTTKEIRHMLFTMRPLVLETQGLLAALGQLVEKMRDTFDMNVMLEGQLHVEDSMDGHGQGVLFYIVEEAINNARKHAQAEHIWVRIYRQDTVIVVEVEDDGVGFDLGAVDANYDQRGSLGMVNMRERAELIEGTLRIESAPAQGTKITILIPTQSDRAPGALGDDIVPLPLTLQSQQENDPRRTNGPAR, from the coding sequence TTGGATCCGCGAGCTTCCACACCTTCCACACATCGGCTCGACAAGGCCCTCTTCTGGCTGCGGTGGCTGTTCATTTTGAGCGCCGCGCTGCTGCTGGCAGGTGAATCACATCTGGACGGCGCTGCCGCCGGTACGCACCGGCTCCCGCTGGTGTTGGGCATCGCCGCGTTGGCGAACGGCGGTCTGGCGACCCTGATCTACTTCTCCTCCGTGACGGACATTCTGCTGGGCCTGCTCTCGCTGCTGGCCGATACGACCCTGGCGATTCTGTTCGCCTGGGCCTACGAAAGCGCGCCGCTGTCGCTGCTGGTCTTCGGGACGCTGGCCGTGCTGCCCGCCGCGATCCGCTTCGGCTGGATGGGGGCCAGCATCTGCCTCGTGCTGCTGCTGGCGGGCAGCGTGCTGATGCTGGGCGGCCCCGCTGCGCTCGACGCGCCGGACGACGCCGTGATCAACACCGGGCTGAGCCTGCTGCTGCTGGCGGTGTTCGGCGTTCTGGGGGTGGCGCTGCGGCCCGGCGGATGGGGCATGTCGCGGCGCAGCGGTCTGACTCAACGCGAGGCCGAATCGGCGCAGCTGCGCATCGCCCGCGAGCGCGCCCACGCGATCTACGAGATGGCCAGCACGCTCAGCGCGACGCTCGATTACCAGCACGTGCTGGACGCCGCGCAGAACATCGGCACGCTCGGCCTCAGCGGGTTGGGTGGCGACGGCGCGCGCATCGTCAGCGCGGCGCTGCTGTTCCAGGGCGAGGACAACCACCTGCGGGTGCTCAGCTCGCGCGGGCTGACCCGTGCGGATCAGGTCGTGAACGTGCCGGGCCGTCAGGGCGTGCTGGGGCTGGCGCTCAAGCAGGCGGAGCCGGTGTTCGCGGGCGATATCAGCCACGACCCGGAGCTGCACTACTTCGTCGCGTTCCAGAATGCCAGGTCGGTGCTAGCGATCCCGCTGCGCGCCGGGTTCCAGAATTATGGCGTGCTGATCTTCGGCAGTGACGAGCCGGGCGCGTTTTCCGACGAGCACGTCGAGCTGCTCAACGCCATCGGCACGCAGGTCACCATCGCGCTGCAAAACGCCGTGCTCTACCAGAATCTGCTGGCCGAAAAAGAGCGCATCGTCGATATCGAGGAAGATACGCGCAAGAAGCTCTCGCGCGACCTGCACGACGGCCCCACGCAGAGCGTCGCGGCCATCGCCATGCGCGTGAACTACATCCGCCGCCTGATCGAGCGCCAGCCGCAGCAGGCCGTCGAGGAGCTGTGGAAGGTCGAGGAGCTGGCGCGCCGCACGACCAAAGAAATCCGGCACATGCTGTTCACCATGCGTCCGCTCGTGCTGGAAACGCAGGGGCTGCTGGCTGCGCTGGGGCAGCTCGTCGAGAAGATGCGCGATACCTTCGACATGAACGTGATGCTGGAGGGCCAGCTCCACGTCGAGGACAGCATGGACGGGCACGGGCAGGGCGTGCTGTTCTACATCGTGGAAGAGGCGATCAACAACGCGCGCAAGCACGCCCAGGCCGAGCACATCTGGGTGCGGATCTATCGCCAGGACACGGTGATCGTGGTCGAGGTGGAAGACGATGGCGTGGGCTTCGACCTGGGCGCGGTGGACGCGAATTACGACCAGCGCGGCAGCCTGGGCATGGTCAACATGCGCGAGCGCGCCGAGCTGATCGAGGGCACGCTGCGCATCGAGAGCGCGCCCGCCCAGGGCACGAAGATCACGATCCTCATCCCCACGCAGTCGGACCGCGCACCCGGCGCGCTCGGCGACGACATCGTGCCGCTGCCGCTCACCCTGCAAAGCCAGCAGGAGAACGATCCGCGCCGCACCAACGGCCCCGCTCGATAA
- a CDS encoding DUF5667 domain-containing protein, which translates to MTPDRSDEARDLMDRLDRALPPHTRAVYENGDDPLVDAARQLAELPLPALDAEAVNRIEARIQARLHVTMPVSDAPASRHSVLRVLRLAVAACLVIFIFAVVGAAQASTSSLPGDTLYPVKRAIESGRLALVGTNDEAALRIELADRRVSEFGALLGRGDVYPRALEEASDQLWAAGRLLDAGHGDSAQLGPRIDTIAAQQAALATQAIPSASVEVQTRLQTVTGDSTVLHELYGDGTPLILDAVATEEVTREPTEAPARTATASFTPTPTATTTPSVTPTATETATVTATSTATLTLTPTATRRSVTPTRRPPSDSILPEPAATRMPTMVPQPHRYPTVTPGNSENASGQQGGAPGNSENAPGQQDNGPGNSENAPGQQDDGPGNSENAPGQQVDGPGNSENAPGQQDDGPGNSENAPGHTKTDK; encoded by the coding sequence ATGACCCCGGATCGCTCCGACGAAGCGCGCGACTTGATGGATCGGCTGGATCGTGCGCTGCCACCCCATACACGCGCTGTGTATGAAAACGGCGACGATCCGCTGGTGGATGCGGCCCGCCAGTTGGCAGAGCTGCCCCTGCCTGCGCTGGACGCCGAAGCGGTGAACCGCATCGAGGCGCGCATTCAGGCGCGCCTGCACGTAACGATGCCCGTGTCGGACGCGCCCGCGTCCCGGCACTCGGTGCTGCGTGTGCTGCGTCTGGCCGTGGCGGCGTGTCTGGTAATCTTCATTTTCGCCGTGGTCGGAGCGGCGCAGGCATCCACCAGCAGCCTGCCCGGCGACACGCTCTATCCGGTCAAACGCGCGATCGAAAGCGGACGCCTGGCCCTGGTAGGAACCAACGACGAGGCCGCGCTGCGTATCGAGCTGGCCGACCGCCGCGTGAGCGAATTTGGCGCGCTGTTGGGACGCGGCGACGTCTACCCCCGCGCGCTGGAAGAAGCCTCTGATCAGCTCTGGGCCGCTGGACGTCTGCTGGACGCCGGGCACGGTGACTCTGCGCAGCTTGGCCCCCGGATCGATACCATTGCCGCGCAGCAGGCCGCGCTGGCTACGCAGGCGATTCCGTCCGCTTCGGTCGAAGTGCAGACGCGGCTGCAAACCGTGACCGGCGACAGCACCGTGCTGCACGAGTTGTATGGCGACGGCACGCCGCTGATCCTCGACGCGGTTGCGACCGAAGAGGTAACCAGGGAACCGACCGAAGCACCGGCCCGGACGGCGACGGCGTCCTTCACGCCGACGCCCACCGCGACCACAACCCCCTCGGTGACGCCCACGGCCACGGAAACGGCCACCGTCACGGCGACATCGACGGCCACCCTCACCCTGACGCCCACCGCCACGCGGCGCAGCGTCACCCCGACCCGGCGTCCCCCGTCCGACTCGATTCTGCCGGAGCCAGCGGCCACCCGCATGCCGACGATGGTCCCGCAGCCGCATCGCTATCCCACCGTGACGCCGGGCAACAGCGAAAACGCGTCCGGCCAGCAAGGAGGCGCCCCCGGTAACAGCGAAAACGCACCGGGGCAGCAGGATAATGGACCGGGTAACAGCGAGAACGCGCCGGGGCAGCAGGATGACGGGCCGGGCAACAGCGAGAACGCGCCCGGCCAACAGGTGGATGGCCCCGGCAACAGCGAGAACGCGCCGGGGCAGCAGGATGACGGGCCGGGCAACAGCGAAAACGCGCCCGGCCATACCAAAACAGACAAATAG
- a CDS encoding RNA polymerase sigma factor has translation MAETPDDILIARAQRGDAGAISILYQRYVQAIARYIGYRVPDGQIVEDLTSEVFLRVVESLPAYRVTGAPFEAWLYRIAAARVADYYRRHRRAALEPLDDLHADGALLPEQTVQQDETFQELRAALQQLSDEQQTILILRFVERMSHEEVALIVNKSVEATATAQHRALKRLASLLGIRKTGRYYLRGTSE, from the coding sequence ATGGCAGAAACGCCCGACGACATTTTGATCGCGCGTGCACAACGTGGCGACGCTGGCGCGATATCGATCTTGTACCAGCGTTATGTGCAAGCGATTGCGCGCTACATCGGCTACCGGGTGCCCGATGGTCAAATCGTTGAGGATTTGACCTCGGAGGTGTTTTTGCGCGTGGTGGAGAGCCTGCCTGCTTACCGGGTGACGGGCGCGCCGTTTGAAGCCTGGCTGTATCGTATCGCGGCGGCACGCGTGGCCGACTATTACCGGCGGCACCGCCGGGCTGCGCTCGAACCCCTGGACGACTTGCACGCCGATGGCGCGCTCCTGCCCGAACAGACGGTTCAGCAGGACGAAACCTTCCAGGAGCTGCGGGCGGCGCTTCAGCAGTTAAGCGACGAGCAGCAGACGATTCTGATTTTGCGCTTCGTGGAGCGCATGAGCCATGAGGAAGTCGCACTGATTGTGAATAAGAGTGTTGAGGCGACTGCCACGGCGCAGCATCGCGCCCTGAAACGGCTGGCATCCCTGCTCGGGATCAGAAAGACTGGCCGGTATTATCTTCGAGGGACGTCAGAATGA
- a CDS encoding thrombospondin type 3 repeat-containing protein, with product MGNLKRLGIGIAVAVLLVAGFAVTPSVLVSPASAQDDTPIDVTIRITGTVESISLDTIVVDGYEVNVNGAFDPTTLTLGQVVTITGTLEEDSTLNATLLVLGVDLDGDEVADDTDNCPDVANPDQTDTDGDGVGDACDPDLIDTDADGVMDAVDNCPFVANADQLDTDADGIGDACDPDLIDTDADGVMDAVDNCPFVANADQADTDADGVGDICDPDLLDTDADGVVDTLDNCPLVANADQADTDADGVGDVCDPDLLDTDADGVMDAVDNCPFVANADQMDTDADGIGDVCDETPGPVGTEEPPVATEEPPVATEEPVEYVCDRPGHPVASVLAAEFDLDYGQVMDWHCEGFGFGEIARALLIAEQTDGTTPDDLLAEKAGGLGWGQIVQEYDVQPSSLAPGRVISAQKHADKWGTDDEYDDDMLDDPSETQEQMTVQEQDQQQDQQQMQAGEDGPGNSENAPGQQKKDDDDGPGNSENAPGQQKKDDGGSPGNSGNAPGQQKKDDGKGGGKK from the coding sequence ATGGGAAATCTGAAGCGTTTAGGTATTGGAATCGCGGTTGCCGTGCTGCTGGTGGCAGGCTTTGCTGTCACGCCGTCCGTCCTCGTAAGCCCCGCGTCCGCGCAGGATGACACGCCCATCGACGTGACCATCCGCATCACCGGCACCGTCGAGTCGATCAGCCTCGACACGATCGTGGTGGATGGCTATGAGGTCAACGTTAACGGGGCGTTCGATCCGACGACGCTGACGTTGGGCCAGGTTGTGACGATTACCGGCACCCTGGAAGAGGATTCGACACTCAATGCGACGCTGCTGGTGCTGGGCGTGGATCTCGACGGGGACGAGGTCGCGGACGACACCGACAACTGTCCTGACGTCGCCAATCCCGACCAGACCGATACGGATGGGGATGGTGTTGGGGATGCCTGCGATCCCGATCTGATCGACACGGACGCGGACGGCGTGATGGACGCGGTTGACAACTGCCCGTTCGTCGCGAACGCTGACCAGCTTGATACGGATGCCGATGGCATCGGCGATGCCTGCGATCCCGATCTGATCGACACGGACGCGGACGGCGTGATGGACGCGGTTGACAACTGTCCGTTCGTGGCGAACGCGGATCAGGCAGACACGGACGCCGACGGCGTCGGTGACATCTGCGACCCTGACCTGCTCGACACGGACGCGGATGGTGTCGTGGATACGCTCGACAACTGCCCGCTGGTCGCGAACGCGGATCAGGCAGACACGGACGCCGACGGCGTCGGCGATGTGTGCGACCCTGACCTGCTCGATACGGACGCGGACGGCGTGATGGACGCGGTTGACAACTGCCCGTTCGTCGCGAACGCTGACCAGATGGACACAGACGCGGACGGCATCGGCGATGTGTGCGACGAGACGCCCGGCCCTGTGGGCACCGAGGAGCCGCCGGTCGCCACCGAAGAACCGCCGGTGGCAACTGAGGAGCCGGTGGAGTACGTCTGCGACCGTCCTGGTCACCCGGTAGCATCTGTACTGGCGGCTGAGTTCGACCTGGACTACGGCCAGGTAATGGACTGGCACTGCGAAGGCTTCGGCTTCGGCGAGATCGCCCGCGCGCTGCTGATTGCGGAGCAGACGGACGGCACCACGCCGGACGACCTGCTGGCCGAAAAGGCAGGCGGCCTGGGCTGGGGACAGATCGTGCAGGAGTACGACGTCCAGCCAAGCAGCCTCGCACCGGGCCGCGTGATCTCGGCCCAGAAGCACGCCGACAAGTGGGGCACGGACGACGAGTACGACGACGACATGCTGGATGATCCGTCCGAAACCCAGGAACAAATGACGGTTCAGGAACAGGATCAGCAGCAAGACCAGCAGCAGATGCAGGCTGGTGAAGACGGACCGGGCAACAGCGAAAACGCACCCGGCCAGCAGAAGAAGGACGACGACGACGGACCGGGCAATAGTGAAAACGCGCCCGGTCAGCAGAAGAAGGATGACGGTGGTTCACCCGGCAACAGTGGAAACGCGCCTGGCCAGCAGAAGAAGGATGACGGCAAGGGGGGCGGCAAAAAGTAG
- the moaC gene encoding cyclic pyranopterin monophosphate synthase MoaC has protein sequence MKDVTEKTATLREAIAETMITMPPDIQTMLRERKLEKGDALEIARAAGIMAAKRTSDLIPFCHPLPITHVQITYFFEPEGVRLQALVKTIAPTGVEMEAMTAASLTALTLYDMLKPHTKQLEITYTRLLMKKGGKSGEVHYQPAPAHSSES, from the coding sequence ATGAAAGATGTCACCGAAAAGACCGCGACGCTGCGTGAGGCGATCGCCGAAACCATGATCACCATGCCGCCGGACATCCAGACGATGCTGCGCGAGCGCAAGCTGGAAAAAGGCGACGCGCTGGAGATCGCCCGTGCGGCGGGCATCATGGCCGCCAAGCGCACCTCCGACCTGATCCCGTTCTGCCACCCGCTGCCGATCACGCACGTACAGATCACCTACTTCTTCGAGCCGGAGGGCGTGCGCCTGCAAGCGCTGGTAAAGACCATCGCGCCGACCGGCGTTGAGATGGAGGCGATGACCGCCGCCAGCCTGACTGCGCTGACGCTGTACGACATGCTCAAGCCGCACACCAAGCAGCTCGAAATAACCTACACGCGCCTGCTGATGAAAAAGGGCGGCAAAAGCGGCGAGGTTCATTACCAGCCTGCACCCGCGCACAGCAGCGAGAGCTAG
- a CDS encoding molybdenum cofactor biosynthesis protein MoaE, with protein sequence MGRWVTEDPLLLDPLLLETEDDASGALIVFIGTVRNENDGRPVDGMTYEAHVSLAEKTLADLEAEVVAKFDVRVCRILHRIGALKLGEASVIIVVRGGHRAPAYDASRYAIDELKQRVPIWKEEHYIDGESRYLDGVPLRRKDEAKS encoded by the coding sequence ATGGGGCGTTGGGTCACCGAAGATCCCCTGCTGCTCGACCCGCTGCTGCTGGAAACGGAAGATGACGCCAGCGGCGCGCTGATCGTGTTCATTGGCACAGTGCGCAACGAGAATGACGGGCGGCCCGTGGACGGCATGACCTACGAAGCGCACGTCAGCCTGGCCGAAAAGACGCTGGCCGACCTGGAAGCCGAAGTGGTGGCGAAATTCGACGTGCGCGTCTGCCGCATCCTTCACCGCATCGGGGCGCTGAAGCTGGGCGAGGCGAGCGTGATCATCGTCGTGCGCGGCGGACATCGTGCCCCGGCCTACGACGCGTCACGCTACGCCATCGATGAGCTAAAACAGCGCGTGCCGATCTGGAAAGAAGAACATTATATTGACGGCGAGAGCCGCTATCTCGACGGCGTGCCGCTGCGCCGGAAGGACGAAGCGAAATCATGA
- a CDS encoding MoaD/ThiS family protein, with product MKLQVVFYGGLKQTAGIKTETLELAGDSLPVRELPGLLGERYPALLPRLGVVAYVVNDEIVGDDYVLRDGDEAGVLPPVSGG from the coding sequence ATGAAGCTGCAAGTCGTATTTTACGGCGGCCTGAAACAGACCGCCGGGATCAAGACCGAGACGCTCGAACTGGCGGGTGACAGCCTGCCCGTGCGCGAGCTGCCCGGTCTGCTCGGCGAGCGCTATCCCGCGCTGCTGCCCCGCTTGGGCGTGGTCGCCTACGTGGTGAACGATGAGATCGTCGGCGACGACTACGTGCTGCGCGACGGTGACGAAGCAGGCGTGCTGCCGCCGGTCAGTGGAGGGTAA
- the moaA gene encoding GTP 3',8-cyclase MoaA, which produces MGPNITDTLHRPLRDLRISVTDRCNFRCRYCMPAEIYGEHYRFMPKAEMLSFEEIARLVRIMAGFGVEKIRLTGGEPLVRQQLEKLVEQIAAIDGIDDIAITTNGVLLPQKIQALKDAGLKRVTISLDSLDNDVFRRMNGERADVQQVLDGIAAAQQAGFAPIKINSVAQRGVNDHTLVDLARYCRDNGLILRFIEYMDVGTLNGWKLDQVVPAREIIERIGAEIPLEPIEPNYRGEVASRYRYADGSGEIGVIASVTQPFCGTCTRLRLTPEGNIYTCLFAVQGTELRDLLRSGAPDEAIADRIRGVWQARADRYSEIRSSLTDLERPKVEMYHIGG; this is translated from the coding sequence ATGGGCCCAAACATTACCGACACGCTTCACAGACCGCTCCGGGACCTTCGCATTTCAGTCACAGACCGCTGCAATTTCCGCTGCCGCTACTGCATGCCCGCCGAGATCTACGGCGAGCATTACCGCTTTATGCCCAAAGCCGAGATGCTCTCCTTCGAGGAGATCGCGCGGCTGGTGCGCATCATGGCGGGCTTCGGCGTGGAGAAGATCCGGCTGACCGGTGGCGAGCCGCTGGTGCGCCAGCAGCTTGAAAAGCTGGTCGAGCAGATCGCGGCTATCGACGGCATCGACGACATCGCCATCACCACCAACGGCGTGCTGCTGCCGCAAAAAATCCAGGCGCTCAAGGATGCCGGGCTGAAGAGAGTCACGATCAGTCTCGACAGTCTGGACAACGACGTGTTCCGCCGCATGAACGGCGAGCGCGCGGACGTACAGCAGGTACTGGACGGTATCGCGGCGGCGCAGCAGGCCGGATTCGCGCCGATCAAGATTAACTCCGTGGCGCAGCGCGGCGTCAACGACCACACGCTTGTGGACCTCGCGCGCTACTGCCGCGACAACGGGCTGATCCTGCGCTTCATCGAGTATATGGATGTGGGCACGCTCAACGGCTGGAAGCTGGATCAGGTCGTCCCGGCGCGCGAGATCATCGAGCGCATCGGCGCGGAGATCCCGCTGGAACCCATCGAGCCGAACTATCGCGGCGAGGTCGCCTCGCGCTACCGCTACGCGGACGGCAGCGGCGAGATCGGCGTGATCGCCTCCGTGACGCAGCCGTTCTGCGGCACGTGTACCCGTCTGCGCCTGACGCCGGAAGGCAATATTTACACCTGCCTGTTTGCGGTTCAGGGGACCGAACTGCGCGATCTGCTGCGCAGCGGCGCGCCGGACGAGGCCATCGCCGATCGCATTCGCGGCGTGTGGCAGGCCCGCGCCGACCGCTATTCCGAAATTCGTTCCTCCCTGACGGACCTCGAACGGCCCAAGGTGGAGATGTATCACATCGGCGGGTGA
- a CDS encoding CAP domain-containing protein: MFRQGLALLALTVLIVAALPAHPALAQSTDPSSDQAAADEIVEKLNAWRVSEGTWPLKVNPTLEALALSQAQYLLTLPDIPDGGDVHLGRTGEGPKARARTAPYNWPTYDRPEQIALDEIAYVGHTADAALGFWQSSSVHRASSLNPTYREVGVAALPHTFGHLYIVVLGARPNVLPVTYDSASGVLYLTNERYLGARGESWIKDVTEVKVFDAEGKPLWTGWRPWQPTIRLSSYTGDMVFVSFRDSQVEVITLVMLARDTVMLTPGVAVPTTAPPAAMVESNTATPAPTATATPSAAALPSVSIPTPTPGTSTTTDGAEDIAIIYDSRSLAILNTSGAARDLSRLELAAGTTTFPITRWQSEFLAAPLDAFPADDCLQTWSWNEQEDVPKPPDCDNQRGVRLVAPEARFWLTQEFAVRWDGIVVATCPAGAGRCPVDLPG; the protein is encoded by the coding sequence ATGTTTCGCCAGGGCCTCGCGCTGCTCGCACTCACCGTCCTGATCGTCGCCGCTTTGCCTGCGCACCCCGCGCTCGCCCAGTCCACTGACCCCTCTTCCGACCAGGCCGCTGCGGACGAGATTGTCGAAAAGCTCAACGCCTGGCGCGTCTCCGAAGGCACCTGGCCGCTCAAGGTCAACCCCACGCTGGAAGCGCTGGCGCTCAGTCAGGCGCAGTATCTGCTCACCCTGCCGGACATCCCCGATGGGGGCGACGTGCACCTGGGCCGCACCGGCGAAGGGCCCAAGGCCCGTGCTCGCACTGCGCCCTACAACTGGCCGACCTACGACCGCCCGGAGCAGATTGCACTGGACGAGATCGCGTACGTGGGGCACACCGCCGACGCCGCGCTCGGCTTCTGGCAGTCGTCCAGCGTGCACCGCGCCTCGTCGCTCAATCCCACCTATCGCGAGGTGGGCGTCGCGGCGCTGCCGCACACCTTCGGTCACCTGTACATCGTGGTGCTGGGCGCGCGGCCCAACGTGCTGCCCGTGACGTACGATTCGGCGTCGGGCGTGCTCTACCTGACCAACGAGCGCTACCTGGGCGCACGCGGCGAAAGCTGGATCAAGGACGTGACCGAGGTCAAGGTGTTCGATGCGGAGGGCAAGCCGCTGTGGACGGGCTGGCGTCCGTGGCAGCCGACCATCCGGCTGAGCAGCTATACCGGCGACATGGTGTTCGTCAGCTTCCGCGACAGCCAGGTGGAGGTGATCACGCTGGTCATGCTTGCGCGGGACACCGTGATGCTGACGCCGGGGGTCGCCGTGCCGACCACCGCGCCGCCCGCCGCCATGGTCGAGTCGAACACCGCGACGCCCGCCCCCACGGCGACGGCCACGCCGAGCGCCGCCGCGCTGCCAAGCGTCAGCATCCCCACGCCGACGCCGGGTACCTCCACGACCACGGACGGGGCGGAGGACATTGCCATCATCTACGACAGCCGCTCCCTGGCGATCCTGAACACGTCGGGCGCGGCGCGCGACCTGTCGCGGCTGGAGTTGGCCGCCGGGACGACGACGTTCCCCATCACGCGCTGGCAGTCGGAGTTCCTCGCCGCGCCGCTGGACGCCTTCCCCGCCGACGATTGCCTGCAAACGTGGTCGTGGAACGAGCAGGAGGACGTGCCGAAGCCGCCGGACTGCGACAACCAGCGCGGCGTGCGGCTCGTCGCGCCGGAGGCGCGCTTCTGGCTCACCCAGGAGTTCGCGGTGCGGTGGGATGGTATCGTGGTCGCCACGTGTCCGGCTGGCGCGGGCCGCTGTCCGGTGGATCTGCCGGGATAA
- a CDS encoding cyclic nucleotide-binding domain-containing protein — METMYNEPDYAGVAAQLGQSRLLRAVELQDRERLARQMRRETYPAGGVIFEKDAPGDALYFVVAGQVRIFTRDPLGHELTLRTYGPGDVFGEFAVLDGKPRSAFAQADGALEVLRLGRDDFLRFLDAHPLAGLAMMRGMVERVRYTTDYLQQVMVALDLLLIGDYDRALKTVPASASDAAIQRLIDAFMTLVRRVQERGGQRW; from the coding sequence ATGGAAACCATGTACAACGAGCCGGATTACGCCGGCGTCGCCGCACAGTTGGGCCAGTCACGACTGCTGCGCGCGGTTGAGCTGCAGGACCGCGAACGGCTGGCGCGCCAGATGCGCCGCGAGACGTACCCGGCGGGCGGCGTCATCTTCGAAAAGGATGCACCCGGCGACGCGCTGTACTTCGTCGTGGCCGGGCAGGTGCGGATCTTCACGCGCGATCCGCTCGGCCACGAGCTGACGCTGCGCACCTATGGACCGGGCGACGTGTTCGGGGAGTTCGCCGTGCTGGACGGCAAGCCGCGCTCGGCCTTTGCCCAGGCGGATGGCGCGCTGGAAGTGCTGCGGCTGGGCCGCGACGACTTTCTACGCTTTCTGGACGCGCACCCGCTGGCCGGGCTGGCGATGATGCGCGGCATGGTCGAGCGCGTGCGCTACACCACCGACTACTTGCAGCAGGTGATGGTCGCGCTCGACCTGCTCTTAATCGGCGACTACGACCGCGCGCTCAAAACTGTGCCCGCATCCGCCTCAGACGCCGCGATCCAGCGCCTGATCGACGCGTTCATGACGCTCGTGCGCCGCGTCCAGGAGCGCGGCGGGCAGCGCTGGTAA